Proteins from a genomic interval of Rosa chinensis cultivar Old Blush chromosome 2, RchiOBHm-V2, whole genome shotgun sequence:
- the LOC112188214 gene encoding transcription and mRNA export factor ENY2, with protein MRKSVNRQSTPDVEENQEDKEPSFQELINIELIESGEKERLMELLRERLIECGWKDEMKALCRSFIKKKGRNNVTVDDLVHVITPKGRASIPDSVKAELLQRIRTFLMSAAL; from the exons AT GAGGAAATCGGTGAATCGTCAGTCGACGCCGGATGTTGAGGAGAATCAAGAAGACAAGGAGCCCAGTTTCCAAGAGCTCATCAACATCGAG TTGATTGAGAGCGGTGAAAAGGAGCGGTTAATGGAGCTACTGAGGGAGAGGCTAATTGAGTGTGGGTGGAAGGATGAAATGAAAGCTCTTTGcag GTCattcataaagaaaaaaggaaggaaCAATGTTACTGTGGATGACCTTGTACATGTAATCACCCCAAAGGGCAGAG CCTCCATTCCTGATTCCGTAAAGGCAGAGCTGTTGCAAAGGATTCGTACGTTCCTGATGTCGGCAGCTCTTTAA
- the LOC121051961 gene encoding uncharacterized protein LOC121051961 — protein MYLLSYVIPHYKLFLPAPEIITKTLIPVEYLVDLDERELQYVIQGFWDPCTCVVLVNSYRVDKDELKIIWKVVNERSGGGIVVMARNKTIRKMISFAADQPDGLKIVRKVVNEKFGGGRVVMARNKTIQKMISNAVAPPDVNYICSGDRTNEIHWAVYLLGYVIPHHKLFLPAPESITKTLIPVEYLVELEQSIASTIPSTQL, from the exons ATGTATCTACTCAGTTATGTCATCCCTCATTACAAGCTCTTTCTGCCTGCTCCAGAAATTATAACTAAAACCCTAATTCCCGTAGAATATCTAGTGGACCTGGACGAGAGGGAACTACAATACGTTATTCAGGGTTTCTGGGATCCATGCACTTGTGTGGTATTGGTTAATTCATATAGGGTGGATAAGGATGAACTAAAAATTATCTGGAAAGTGGTGAATGAAAGATCTGGGGGAGGAATAGTTGTGATGGCAAGAAATAAAACAATTCGAAAAATGATTAGCTTTGCTGCCGATCAGCCTGATGGACTCAAAATTGTCCGGAAGGTAGTGAATGAAAAATTTGGGGGAGGAAGAGTTGTGATGGCAAGAAAtaaaacaattcaaaaaatgATTAGCAATGCTGTTGCGCCGCCTGATGTGAATTACATTTGTTCTGGGGACAGAACAAATGAAATTCATTGGGCAGTGTATCTACTTGGTTATGTCATCCCTCATCACAAGCTCTTTCTGCCTGCTCCTGAAAGTATAACTAAAACCCTAATTCCCGTAGAATATCTGGTGGAATTAGAGCAAAGCATCGCCTCCACCATTCCTAGCACCCAG CTATGA
- the LOC112188980 gene encoding protease HtpX homolog, with product MASVPLSSLSLNHNPTSLSFISTASDHFRLASPTFQFATVSKFRCVRFAVSCRASSVVFHNLDADDFRHPLDKQNTLILRAIPGLTEVGKVLLGSVTEQVMLLENIGTSLLVSENQLSDLHKLMVEAADILNIDAPDLYVRQSPVPNAYTLAISGKKPFVVIHTSLVELLTREELQAVLAHELGHLKCDHGVWLTFANILTLGAYTIPGLGGMIAQSLEEQLFRWLRAAELTCDRAALLVAQDPKVVVSVLMKLAGGCPSMADQLNVDAFLEQARSYDKASSSPVGWYIRNAQTRQLSHPLPVLRAREIDTWSRSQEYRTLLKRATQITAGSKILTTPGR from the exons ATGGCTTCCGTTCCCCTATCTTCTCTCTCCCTCAACCACAACCCTACCTCTCTCAGCTTCATCTCCACAGCTTCAGATCACTTCAGGCTTGCTTCACCTACCTTTCAATTCGCCACCGTCAGCAAATTTCGCTGCGTCAGGTTCGCCGTGAGTTGCAGAGCTTCCTCCGTCGTCTTCCACAACCTCGACGCCGATGACTTCCGCCACCCTCTCGATAAACAG AATACGTTGATTTTGAGAGCGATTCCAGGACTAACTGAAGTTGGAAAGGTTCTACTAG GATCTGTTACGGAGCAAGTGATGCTTCTTGAGAATATCGGAACGTCCCTTCTTGTTTCGGAAAATCAG CTTTCTGATCTACATAAATTGATGGTTGAAGCCGCGGACATACTCAACATTGATGCTCCTGATTTATATGTTCGTCAAAGTCCTGTACCAAATGCATACACTTTAGCAATAAGTGGTAAAAAGCCATTTGTTGTTATCCATACTAGTCTAGTGGAGCTTTTGACACGAGAAGAGTTGCAG GCTGTTTTGGCTCATGAGTTGGGTCATTTGAAATGCGACCATGGTGTGTGGCTTACATTTGCAAATATCCTTACCCTTGGAGCTTATACCATACCTG GGCTTGGTGGCATGATTGCTCAGAGTTTAGAAGAGCAGTTATTTCGTTGGCTTCGAGCAGCAGAGCTAACCTGTGATCGTGCAGCCCTTCTTGTTGCTCAAGACCCAAAG GTGGTCGTCTCTGTGTTGATGAAACTAGCTGGTGGATGCCCATCTATGGCTGATCAACTAAATGTGGATGCATTTTTGGAACAAGCTCGCTCTTATGACAAAGCTTCTTCAAGCCCTGTAGGCTGGTATATAAG AAATGCACAAACGAGGCAACTTTCACATCCTTTGCCAGTACTACGAGCTCGTGAAATTGATACATGGTCAAGAAGTCAAGAGTACAGAACTCTTCTAAAACGAGCAACACAGATCACTGCTGGATCAAAAATTTTAACAACACCTGGAAGATAG